gtttatttttattttctcttttcagccTGTGCTCTCTCAGGTCCACAAGCACAGGTGAGCTCGGCTCCTTTGCTGACAATGAACACCACACACTTTGCATTCTCATTTCAGCCCGTGCTGCTCAACACCACTGCAGACTTCAACGACTCCGTCCCGAGCAACAGGAGCGGCGAGGGATTCTGCGAGCAGGTCTTCATCAAAGCCGAGGTCTTCTTGACTCTGGGCATCATCAGCCTGCTGGAGAACATCCTGGTcatcctggcagtgctgaaGAATGGCAACCTGCACTCCCCCATgtatttcttcctctgcagcctggctgtggctgacATGCTGGTGAGCATGTCCAACGCGCTGGAGACCGTCATGATTGCCGTCCTCAGCACCGGCTACCTGGTCATCGACGACCGCTTCATCCAGCACATGGACAATGTCTTTGACTCCATGATTTGCATTTCTCTGGTAGCCTCCATTTGCAACCTGCTGGCCATAGCCATCGACAGGTACATCACTATTTTCTATGCCCTCCGTTACCACAGCATCATGACGGTGAAGAAAGCCCTGTCCCTCATAGTGCTCATCTGGGTGGCTTGCATCATCTGCGGCATCATTTTCATCGCCTACTCGGAGAGCAAGACCGTCATCGTGTGCCTCATCACCGTGTTCTTCACCATGCTGCTGCTCATGGCCTCGCTGTACGTGCACATGTTCCTGTTCGCCCGCCTGCACGTCAAGCGCATCGCGGCGCTGCCCGCCCAGGGCGTGCCCCCCCAGCGCACCTGCATGAAGGGGGCGGTCACCATCACCATCCTCCTGGGGGTCTTCATCCTCTGCTGGGCCCCCTTCTTCCTCCACCTCATCCTCATCATCTCCTGCCCCATGAACCCCTACTGCATCTGCTACACCGCCCACTTCAACACCTACCTGGTGCTGATCATGTGCAACTCGGTCATCGACCCGCTCATCTACGCCTTCAGGAGCCTGGAGATGAGGAAGACCTTCAAAGAGATCGTGTGTTGCTGCTATGGCATGAGTGTGGGACAGTGCATGCTGTAAGCACCTGGCTTTGGGTGGAAAAAACCCAGGCCATAGGtgtataaatgtaaatatattgaTGTGCACCGTGAGATGCAGAGCAGCTCACTTTAAATGCAGTGCCTGGAGGAAGGGTGCAGGAAAGACAAAAGCCTCCTACATGATGCCTTGTTTCCTACTTTCTAGAGTGAAAACCAACTGAATTATCTGAAGTTTTTTAAGTAGCTGTAATGGAAGGAAATCCAGAGTGGCTTACTTCACAAATTTACTGGCAAAAGTGAATCCTGAAAGGGAATGCCACCTTCTAGAGACTGAGATCATATTCCCTCCAGCATTTGTCTGTGCCTGTTGCTTTATCTCTGTGCCACTGCCAACAGGTCGGTGTTTTCTAAAAGATTTCATTAGTAACCTCTGTGGAAAGCTGTTTTTTCAAACTCAGCATTGTTCTACACCCATGCCTCCACCTTTGAATGAAAGAATAGATTGACATTTTTGCTGCTTGCCATAAAGCAGCCTGAGTAGAATTTTCAGAGGGTGAAGGCAAACATTTCTCTTGCACTGAAATCAGCTTTCACTACAGTATCAGTGACAGTGTGGCTTCAACAGCTGCCTGATAGTATTGACTCATGTGAAGgcttttacattatttattgTGATATAAGAGTATTATATCCTTgaatttctaattatttttttaaagctggaaTGCCCTGATCAATGTAGTAATTGCTATGTTTGTAAAAACTCATAGAAGTCTCCTTTTGACAAATCCTCTCATGAGATCCATGGATCTGAACATCAGAAAGAgctaaaatgtaaaatactttGCATGCAGCTCTGTAAAAGCTGCAGGGATTCCTTGGAAATACCCACCTGTAAgttcagcagctggaagaaaTACAGCAGATCAGTCTCTGCCCCTGCTTTCTGCAAGAACAAACCCTGCAGGTGGCCTTCAAGCAGCACCTTGtcacccagccagggctgctgcagcaggggcaccagcagtgcaggctgaaaacacattattattattattattattattattattattattattattattattattattattattattattattattattattattattattgttttttttctggggctcccctctgtccccagttCTGCCCCACACTGGTGCTGGTGTTTCAGACCCACCCCATTTCCcaccctgcacatcctgctctgtgtttgatcctcagcatcccacagggaacagccccatgGGCTGTATCATTTTCCTGgggctctccctgtgctcctgccccaccaCAAACCAACCTCACCTTCCCTGTTTCTCCTAAATTCCCTGAGTTCTCACTTCCTCCAGACTTCCCCTTTCCAGCACTCCCTCTGCTCCAACACTTACCTAATCCTATAACCCTTAATTCTagaaaagttaaatttaaaaaaaaaagaagagcaggACAGGCACTAGTGGAAATTCTCCCTGTTTCAGAAGAGACCAAAGCAGAGCCCACTGGCTGGCAGAGCCAAATGCTCTCAGCTTTGTCTGTGTCaccaagcccagctcagcagtaCCAAGCTGTCCtgtgagcccagcctggcacactTTGCAGCAGCTGGTGTGGCATGGAATGGAATGTGGGATGGAATTGATGTGGGATGGAATCAGCAAGGGGAACCACATCACTTCTGTGCTGTGCAAGGACTGTGCCTGCCTGTTGtaaaaaatctctgcttttttcagtgttctgtGTCTTACACTCTGGAGCATGGTTTGCCACGATGTTCTGCCTCAGGTCATTGTGTGTTTAGCTCTTGTTGCACCTGATGTCCTATTTATTTCTCTGATGTcctacttttttctcttttaaaagcaatttaaacaGGGCTGATTCATACAGTGCTTTGCCTTTAAGCAAAACATACTCTGCTGAATAAAATCTGGAGAGATCACTGAGAATCATGTTTGCCTCTGTCAGATCACCACATCACACCAAACCAGTCTGGGGGCTCACAGAACCAGAAATGGAGTCTAACACTGGGCAGAAGCCTCTTCAttcagagaatcatggaatggtttgggttggaaggcacctttAGCAGCCAGTCCAccactaccccaggctgctcatGGCCTGGAATTCCACACTCTGACCACAGAGTTCCacaaaaaggaggagaaaaaaaaaaaattccagattttcAGTCCCATGTGCAAACAcaacagaaggaaaatccaTAAAATCCCCCAAAGATCTCTCACCCCTTCTGGCCCCAAGCTCCCCACAGGTTATCCAGGAGTTGTGCAGAAGTTTATCCAGAAGTTTGTTCAGCCCCAGGTCGTTCTCAGCTCTCAGCCTTGCTTTGGAATTCGTGGGGCACggatccagcactgcaggatcACAACAAGCCTGTCCCTgatgggaagggacacagggaatggccaTGGGAATGAACCCACAGCAGGAGATAGGGAGTGAATAGTgacagctgcagagccagggggaaggatgggaaagggaaatgggaaaatgggaaatgggaaaatgggaaaggggaaatgggaaaaggaagggaagggaagggaagggaagggaagggaagggaagggaagggaagggaagggaagggaagggaagggaagggaagggaagggaagggaagggaagggaagggaagggaagggaagggaagggaagggaagggaagggaagggaagggaagggaagggaagggaagggaagggaagggaagggaagggaagggaagggaagggaagggaagggaagggaagggaagggaagggaatgtAAAGGGAAatggaaggagaaagggaactgaaatagaaaggaaaagggaaagggacaaggaaaggggaagggaaggggaaggaagggaagaacagggctgcactgccagcagtgggacagATGTGAACATTTTGCTGAgggggagccctggcagtggTGCCCAGAGTGTTTTCAGGAcagaactgcagccagagctcctccaagggacacagagccagggcagtgccccccagcccatcccagcacagaaccacagccagagctgggagccagagcagcatttccagctgggaatctGCCCTGAGCAGGACTGCAGTGAGATGCCTCCACCTTCAGAGCTGTCACTTGAAAACCAACATAAAATCTGCTGGGaataagaattttttcttccttgaggAAATGCTGGGCTGAACAAGATATGTGCAGTTTCCCCCAGATGGTGTAAGAAATGGCAGGCTGAAATTATATCTTTTGCATCTAAAGGTATCATTATTATGGATTTATTGAGTCAGTTTTTCTGCAGGAACATCAAGAAGTTCACAGACACAGTAGGATTAGCATTTGCTCAAAGATGTGTCAGGAAATCCTCATATATTTAAGACAAATATTTGAATTCACAGGAACATGAGTTATCTGCTAAGTCAACACAGCATATTCTGCAAAATACAGACAGATCTGTTTCTTTCACATTAAATTCAGCACTGTGTAGGCAATTTCCCCATCAATAAATgtctaaatattttataattgaCAGCATTTGTATTAATGGGCAGATTGCTGAGTCCAGGCACAGAACTCTGCAGTCAAACAAGGTCTTTATTTGGGCCATTAGTACAAACAGCTTCATCACATTCCCACTGAAATaagttgtttctgtttgttgcAGCCcaggtggggagcagggctggctgtttGGTGGCTGCACTGAACCACTGAGGTGATTTGGGAGGAATCCAGAGAGGAATGGGGCAGCACAGAGACCCTGGGAGCCCCTTGGCTgttggcagccctggggcagcacaaGGGACACCAGGGCACTGagacccagcagctcctggtgccacATCCAAGGGCAGAATCCACCCATGTGGGATGAGTCAAGTCTTCAGACTGGATTAGAggagggctggatgggattttgggctgggattgctccctgggagggtgcccagagcagctgagctgcccctgggtccctggcagtgcccaaggccaggctggacaggaatttggggcaggggaaggtgggATGAGATCATCTTTaagctccttccaacccaaaccattctgttcTGTCCCTACCAAAGCAGGCAGAGGGATTTGGGCAGCACTCAGCTGCAGGGTACAGGGCAGGGGGCTCACCCATCCTTTGGGAGCAGCCCCACATCCCCTGTCAGAGCTGTTACTGAGCCCCACCAaaccctctgctgctcccccttcacaacagctcccagcacaggcaccaaTCCAACATTTTAATCACAGCTGTAACACAGATCAATCCTCTTTCAGGTGCAaggcagaggaaagaaacaaagactCACACAAATTATCTCTGAACAGCTTTCagatgtgctgctctgccccGTTCTGAAGGTTGAGGTTGGAAAGATACAAATGCAGGCTTGATTTGCAGTGCTTCAGTTAAAAATGCACATTAAGTGGGCAGAGGCtctgaggaaggaggagaatgCAGATTTTTAGGGGCAGAGCCACAGGTGAACCCTGGCAgaggtgcagcagcacagctgtgtcctttcccaggctggcagtggggtcacagctccagccagacACCCCTGGTGATGGAAACAACCTCAAccagagaaaaacacagctcTTGATGCTTTAAATCCACCTGGAAAAGAAACATCTTTCTGTTCCTCATCAGAGTCATTCTAGATTTCACAGGATTTCAAAttgcagctcagggctctgttcATTCATCACTCTCACAAATACAAACCTGTTAGACTCAACCTGAAACCACTGGgcaggccccagcacagacccttGCTCTGGCACTGGTTTGGACAAAAGGCACATTTTCCATCCCACTACAGAGAGCAGCCCTAAATCTGCCTGGTATGAGAGGACTGGATATCTCAGGCAGGTCAGAAATGCCTCTGAAACAGAAACCATCACACTGGAACATGGAAAtgtgctgtggtcagtggggcAGGAGTCCAGGAGCTGGCATTTTATCAGGAAGACTGAACCAGGGTTTCAAAGAGTTAAGATAAATTTATACAATGTTCACATCATTCTGCAAACACTCAAGAAATGCAGATCCACTTGCTATGCACAAGAACAGGACAAACCTCCTTGCTCTGGGATGGTGATGGAGATAAATTTATTATctggtaaaataaataatctgaTATCTTCATGAGCCCACAGTTAAGGACCTGCCCTAAGCACTTAGGGATTTCCAAGCTTCTTTTGTcttgttttacattttccacTTATttgtttatgaaaaaaaaaccacacagcttttatttaAGATTATTCATCTCTTGTGATGACAAACTAAAGCACTGCTGGAGTGAGATTTACTCAGAAAAATCTGCAAACCCAAATTCTGCTGCTCCAAAGGTCTCCATTAGTCACAAACAGTCAGAATCCACCTCCAAGCCTcaaactgctgcagtttgggtTTGTTCTGTGTCTGGTACTGGTTCAAGGCCAAGAAAGAGCATTTTAGAGACAAATtaaagcacagagagcagcacaggcagcacaacCCTCCCAGCACAAGTGATGTAATTGCCACAGTTGTCAGGATGAGCTTTGGGGTTAATCCAGCTGCAATTGAGCTGCAAAGCCAGAGGCCAAACCTGATGGATGTGACACTACTCTGTATGAACATATAAATGTTATAAACAGGTATTTACTGATATAAAAATcaatgtaatttaaattaacAGCATGAAAACTTGTGGGTTTATGACATAAACACATGATCAGGAGCATTCCCAGCCATTTAAACTCAGTAATTAGGTATGAATTAATATTTAAGCACAAAACCCACAGACATCCTGAGAAATGTACATTTCTTTAGATTTACATATCCACAGAGGGACAAGACAGTGCAGGTGAGGGAGAACAGCAGAACTGTGGAACtgcaatggggaaaaaccatgaattctgtaagaagtaaaaattaaaagggagggttgtacattaggGGGGAATCTCAgagtctgtgcctctcaagtacctcaggcaatggggaaagagagagggaaatgcagctgggaaaatgggatgaaaaGGGAGGCTGatcctccaaaaattggagagagcccaggggaatgccccattattggaataaagcaaagaggactcctctgtctcctttttggacataaacctctggtgtttgtgggttaattttcctgacactcccaacccaaaccattccatgatcccCCAGCAAGGGATGTTAACACAGAGGAGCTCGTTCTGCCAGTGAAATGCAGACTTTCCTCACTCAGGGTGAACACCTCTAAGGAAATATCAGTAAaaaaggagaggcaggagaaggCTGGTGGGAGGCAGAGGCTGTGGTGGTGTCTGAGGTGAGGAGAGGGCCAGGTCTGAGGGTGAACATCTCTGGTGCCCATCAGGAGACAAGAAGTGTGAAATCAAGAGCCTGCAGCTAATTAGGAGACACTGAGCCCTTGTTCCTGTCTGATTTCACAGAGCCTGCACCTTACTCCTGTCTTCAGCCTT
Above is a genomic segment from Oenanthe melanoleuca isolate GR-GAL-2019-014 chromosome 20, OMel1.0, whole genome shotgun sequence containing:
- the MC3R gene encoding melanocortin receptor 3; translated protein: MNTTHFAFSFQPVLLNTTADFNDSVPSNRSGEGFCEQVFIKAEVFLTLGIISLLENILVILAVLKNGNLHSPMYFFLCSLAVADMLVSMSNALETVMIAVLSTGYLVIDDRFIQHMDNVFDSMICISLVASICNLLAIAIDRYITIFYALRYHSIMTVKKALSLIVLIWVACIICGIIFIAYSESKTVIVCLITVFFTMLLLMASLYVHMFLFARLHVKRIAALPAQGVPPQRTCMKGAVTITILLGVFILCWAPFFLHLILIISCPMNPYCICYTAHFNTYLVLIMCNSVIDPLIYAFRSLEMRKTFKEIVCCCYGMSVGQCML